The genomic window TGGCCTGTCGTCACAGACCCTCAGCACACAATTTAACTATGCTGTGAATTACATATATTAATAAAGGAAGAGCGATACTCCCCAAAAGGATGTTGCCATTCATTGTGAACGATggcaaatgcatctctagttggCGCGACATTGACATTCAACAACAAATGAGACCGCGTTAAGGAATCCATGAACTTTAAAAAATCTACATTAACCTGTGGTGGAACTGAAACAGTAGTCAGTTTCTACTAAAACAGATTTCCACATCTTGAAACAAAACTGACCTCGAAAAGAACTATGATAGTCCACCTGACAGCGCATGTCTTGTCATCCTGTACAGTAGATGGCGTATTTTTGTCGAATTAAATATGCGCATGTCCTACAGGACTtacagagaaaatacatttcCGTTTCCAGTGAGTCAATTCCAAAGTCCAAAACATTAGCTCATTCTATAGGTTCGTGATGCCAGCTAGCTGTGTAGTGGGTCAGCCAACGTTTATAGCGGTACGTGTAGATCATATTTTACTCAGATGGCCATTCTGAGCACTGTTACGGACGGGTTTCTCTAACGTCTTATTCGATTAAACCAAACGCTTTAGAAGCGCCATCTGGTGTTTACTGCTTGTTGTTGCGCTAAGATAATAAACTGAACTATCCTTTTGGAGAGGTGAGGTGTATTCGTGAAAACAAGACACGTACAGCATTTGATTTTGGTCACTCAGATGTATGCGGTGGAGACACTGGTAAGAAAAGCATCTGGACATTTTCCGCACAAAATAAGTCAGCGTCTTCGTGTTGTGTTACACCGTACTTCTTCGAAACTGTGCCATAGTAACTAACAGTGTGAAAGTAGCAAAACACCTGTGTTACACGATTAATTTACGCAAACTTGTGTTGCTAGTCAGAGCTTACAGTTAGAATACTGTAAATAATCATGTCGTAACCAATTTTTTCTCCCTAATATCCGGTTTACAAATGCAGTAATAACAATAGATGCCGAAACTAGACCAGAATATTTTCTGCAGTGTAACATTAGAAATTTGCTAGCACTCCAGCTACTTCCGTTTGCACTAATCAGCAAGTTAAGTTGAGCAACTATTGCATTTTCAGCAATAGCTTCTGTTATATGTCCAAGCCAGTGCGTCGATAGTGACCTCATGTTCAGAATGGGAATTCACACCTTTTTCTTTGCCTCTTGTCATGCTAATCTAAAGTTTGTAAAATACCAGTTATTCTTGAAAGCATTAATCGTGTCTGTTTATGCTTCACAGTGTTGGGAATGCAGCCGCCCCTGCCGCCTGCCACAGTTAGAGAGCTCGTGCGGTCCTGTCTGCACAGGGACCCGGTAGCCGCAGATTTGCGCTGCAGCTTGCTTGTGGCCGCAGTGCAGAGCTACAAACGCGACTCTGTATTGAGGCCATTCCCTCCTCGATACGTGAGTGAGGACGTCAAAGATTTTGAGGCGCTGGTAAGACACTTTTGTGCTCTTCTTCTAGATTCAGCATATGCGTTAACCTAATAACTGCCTGTACAGTCGTTAACCTCATATCAGTAAGGAGAATTTAGTAATGTTTATACAtgccaaaaacaaactgtataTATACTAATAGTAGAACGTTGGTTTCTTACCGGCTCAACTCCTCATATTAATACCTGGATGTAAGCAACGTCGTTTGTATGCCCTTCTCCCTTCAGTCCACTGAGGTCCATCAACCacagtttttttgttcaaaGGGATTATAAAGAATTTTGGGtcagtttttttaaatacctgttTTCAGATTCTCACCTGACTTTGAAAGTACATCACACTCAGGCTGATTAACTTAATGTACATAAGAACATAGTTTGCCACAGAAGCTTTTAGACTCTGTACACGTCATGTTATCTTCTCACTTGGCTCATGGTTGTCCAAGCAGGAACTACCACATTAATATCAATCCCATTACAAACAAGCACTCAAGATAGTTGACAGGAAAACCTAACTGTCACCATAGGCACATGAcacaatacaattttttttttaatgattttaaacGCCTGAGCCAGGCTTTATCTGTAAGGTCctgcatggttttgtttttccccacaaCCCACCAGACAATTTTGTAAAACATAGAAATACTAACAGTATGTCAACAAGGCTAGCCATGGAGAATATGGTTACAGCAAACTGGAGGAACCAGCTTTCTTGCTGTGGCCCACCTGCCACAGGACTTTAACCACTGAAATAAGACGTAGGTCCAGTTACTGCTTTTCCAGATACAAACTGACGATGTGCCTAAAGTCAAGTCATTCTAGCAATCATGAATAATGCATAAAAGTGCTGGTATCATCCttgttttgaagttttattGGTGTTTATGATGtaatatatttatgtgttgttttgctgatgctgttgtttatttttctacaCAGGGATTACAGAGTAGCTAACTGTGGCACAGTTGACTTCTATGTGGAAACTGTAGTACTGACTAATGTGCCCTGCCCATGTTAAACACATATATCATCTAAACTAAAAGAGTAGGCTATTTAAATTTAAGACCATTGTCTTTCAATATGGAAGTGCACTTAGAGAGATGAGCAGACCAATGAACCAAAATGCCCTGGCTTGGTTGCTTAGAAGTAGCGTCAGCTGCTTATTTCTGTCAAGGGAGTCTGAGATGATGCAGTGGGAAAACAGTTTAGACATGAGATTGCATGGCAATATAATATCCTTTCTACATTGtgactcagtctgtctgtctgagatgggttatgttttgtgtgtgtgtgtgtgtgtgtgtgtgtgtgtctgttaacagCTGAAGGATGTGAGTTCCCTCCCCAGCGTGAGAGACCTGGTGCGTCTGGGACCTGGACAGGGAGAACATCATTTGGCACTTGTCCACTGGATTCTGTCCTCCAGAAGTTTCTCTGTGAAGACTCTCCAGAAAGAAGAGGTACAGTTTAAACACCTCCTCTGCAAAAAGCTATGGAACGGGAGAGGGTAACAGTGAATTATCACTAGTATTTCTCGAATCCATTTTAGTGACTCCCCAGATGATGAGTAAGGAAACAATGGATAAAAAGAATTTTGGACATGACCCTGtattgcagttttttttgttgttttgcagaCCAGATGTGGCAATATTTTAAGCTAGAAATAGGAATTCTAAAAGACTAAATAACGTCTCACtgtgtttccttctctctctctctctctctctcactctctcacatatatCCTGATCTGTATCAGTATGCCAGGCTCTGTCAGTTGACGAAAAGTGAGGAGATGTCCTCAGCACCCATACCAGACTTCCTGTTTGAGCTGGAATACTGTGAGCAGATGAAGCTGAGATTTGAGAAGATGCGAGAAGGACGGGATCTTATCTATGCATTCCATGGCAGCAGGCTGGAGAACTTTCACTCCATCATTCATAACGGCCTACACTGCCACCTGAATAAGGTTTGTGCCTGACATGTTTGAGTTTTAGCTCTTATCAGTCTGGGTTCTGATAATACATGAGAAGACCATAATCACTCATACTGTGTTATCTCACTGTTGagtctgttttgttgtgtgtgttttatttgactaTCATTGCTTTTGCATAATGACATATTTCAGTTTGATATTCACTGAAAGTGATAATTGAAACAATCTGTTGTGGTTCCTCCTGTTTTGTTAAAATACATTGGGCTGAAAGTACCACTGCCCCAGTAAATGTCCACTTATCAAGAAGTCctcaaaataattttatttctcAATGAGAAGTAGCTGTGGGAGCAGTTGCAggtttgaatgtttgttttgctttgactAATTGACTGAGTACTGTAGGTCACTGTGTCAGTAACAGCTTGGTGTCAAATAAGCTGCGGTGAATCTTAAGTTTTACTCTTGAAGTGGTCCTCATAAAGACACtatcagagagtgagaaagacaggggATCGGTATAGACAGACTCTACAGATGTGACTGTTGTCTTTTGCTTGCTGTGTTTTGCTTAAAGACATCGCTGTTTGGAGAAGGCACATACCTCACCAGTGATCTCAGCATGGCAATCCTTTATAGTCCCCATGGAAATGGCTGGCGGGAGAGCGTCCTGGGCCCATTTCTAAGCTGTGTGGCATTGTGTGAGGTCATTGATCACCCAGATGTGAAGTGCCAGGTGAAGAGAAAAGGTAATGTTGAACCTTAAGGGCGGTTGTGagctctcactcactgtcagtaatgagagaaaacagtttatAATGCCAAATGTATCACAACCTAGAAGAAGTATACATTTGGGATACACATTTATCTCTCTTTAGCTGGATTCGTTAGTTAATGTTATTCTGACCATATGGCTTGTctatgtttcttttatttacatgtttttagCGTCACATCTgccatttaagaaaaaaatatttctctcaACAGCAACGATTCTGAAAGGTCAAAAATCGGTCCTATCTTgaggtaaataaatgaataaatgtaatgtaaatacaaCTTTTTGAGACGGCAACAAATAGCAAGGAACCCTGTAGGCTGAAGTGCTAACAATGTCCACTGCTATCTGAGTCAAATAAGTTCCCCTTTCTCTGACAGGGTCATTCAGAATTCACAAAGAGGGACCCTTAGGAAATctactgtcacattattaatgaAAAATCTGTCAGTAGCGTTGATGATTATGAAAAACTCATTTTACAGACTCTGAGAAAATCGACCGTCAGCGTTTGAGAGCAAAGAACAGCGAAGGGGGTGCAGTGCCCCAGAAATACTTTGTGGTGACCAACAACCAGCTGCTAAGAGTGAAATACCTGCTGGTGTACTCACAGAGACAGCATCGAGCCAGGTGAGACACTCCAATCACAGGAACAAGATTGTTCCATTAGAGATTTAGGTCTTCACAAACAGAGTCTCCCTGTGGAACTGTGCAAATCCACTTAGTCAGATGAAGTTAGACACAAATTGGATTTGCATGCTGGCCAGCGCAAGCATTATCTATTGGGAGATGTTCTTTTATTAGTCAAACCCCAATTCTTTAAAAATATTGTATGTAATCTTGTTGTATGGATAAGTTGTTCAGGATTGTAAAAATATATCTTCAGAAAAGTGTTTCTTTGAGGTGATATTTTTCCTGGTGTTTGGTGACCCTTTGTTTTCGTGTGATGTGTGGTTTCAGACATGCCCAGCGGACGTCGTGGTTTGTCAGACACCATTTTGCTATTATGATGAGTCTGTACCTTCTGCTGCTCATATTTATCGGTGCCTTCAATTCCAATGCATTCCAGTCGTTTTGGCAGAGAATGTTCCGGTGAGCCGATCCCCAGACGCTGACTACTACTGCTACATGTAACATATAACACGTATCTGAAGTGCCTTTGCCCACTGTTTTGTACGCAAAGGCAATCTTTTCCATacacaggaatgtgtgtgtttctttgcttgtttgtttccgGTTCACTaatatgtctctgttttctgttttttaaacaacCAAAATACTTCATTTAAGTTAGCGCTTTTTAGACAATGAAAGGAATCTGAGCGATTAAGTTGTTAGTTAAAACAGTTTTAGtcaaaagagtttaaaaaaagtcagttaaaacaacatatatatatatatatatatatatatatatatatatatatatatatatatatatataatttattcatGTATCTTGCAGTAGGTATAATGAACTAATCATGATGCATATCTAGCACTTGCGCTGTGCATTTGTGTAACAAAGAAGAAAGCAATGCCTGTTCTTGGAGTCTGGTGACCTGCTACAAAGATAATTATGTGGCTTTGGTAAAATAATGGGATCTAAACATTAGGCATACAACCAAATTGTTTTGGATTTAATACTTTCCTTGtttaatgtgttattttgttctATCTGTTTCTGCATACTTTGCAGAAATTTCTTGCTGATTACTTTTAATAATCTCAGGATTACATTGTAGAATTTATAGATTAATATCTCTTGACTGTAAACAAAATATCCAGAggatttttaatattttgtgattTGAATGTggtcactttgttttgtttattagcattttgaagattttttttgatGAGATCTTTCATGAATCAGAATTTCTAAGTAAAGCAGGTAGTTAACCATTAATCCTGGCAAAAGTGCTGATTGTCCAGTAGGAAtacactttgtctctctgaacaaAAGTGATTTTTTGATAGCT from Chanos chanos chromosome 2, fChaCha1.1, whole genome shotgun sequence includes these protein-coding regions:
- the parp16 gene encoding protein mono-ADP-ribosyltransferase PARP16, with product MQPPLPPATVRELVRSCLHRDPVAADLRCSLLVAAVQSYKRDSVLRPFPPRYVSEDVKDFEALLKDVSSLPSVRDLVRLGPGQGEHHLALVHWILSSRSFSVKTLQKEEYARLCQLTKSEEMSSAPIPDFLFELEYCEQMKLRFEKMREGRDLIYAFHGSRLENFHSIIHNGLHCHLNKTSLFGEGTYLTSDLSMAILYSPHGNGWRESVLGPFLSCVALCEVIDHPDVKCQVKRKDSEKIDRQRLRAKNSEGGAVPQKYFVVTNNQLLRVKYLLVYSQRQHRARHAQRTSWFVRHHFAIMMSLYLLLLIFIGAFNSNAFQSFWQRMFR